DNA from Miscanthus floridulus cultivar M001 unplaced genomic scaffold, ASM1932011v1 fs_658_1_2, whole genome shotgun sequence:
CTGCAAGCCCATCTCAACGCCGATGGAGGTGCGCCTCAAGCTCTCGACCAAAAGCACAACGCCAGAGGTCGACGTGACCATGTACCGTAGCCTAGTCGGCAGCCTACGGTATCTAGTTCACACGAGTCCTGACATTGCCTTTGTTGTGGGCTATGTCAGCCACTTCATGGAGAAGCCTTGGCAAGAGCATCTGGTTGCTGTCAAGCACCTGTTGCGCTACATCACAGGCACGGTGGATTATGGCATCGTCTACTCCAAGCTGCTGAGTGGTGACAACAGGCTAATGAGCTACAGTGATAGTGATTGGGGGGGAGATGCTGATGAATGGAGGAGCACTGCAGGCATGATCTTCTTCCTAGGGAGGCTGCCAGTCACTTGGCAGTATCAGAAGCAGAAATTGGTGGCCTTGTCCACCTATGAAGCGGAGTACGTGGCTGGTGTGGCAGGGGCATGCCAGGCCATGTGGCTAATCTAGCTGCTAGGAGACATCACTGGGAAAGAAGTCCAGTAGCCTATTCTGAAGATGGACAATCAATCCGCAATCGCCCTGAGCAAGAATCCCGTCCTACATGATCGCAGTAAGCACATTGACACAAAATTTCAATTCATTCGTGACTGCGTGGACAGCGGGAGGATCTGTGTGGATTATGTGAGCACCTAGGAGCAGCTCGCTGACATCCTGATGAAGTCGTTGGGGCATGTGAGGTTCTATGAACTTTGTGATATGATCGGCATCGTCAACCTGAAGAATTGAGCATGAattagggggagattgttagataatcCAGGCTCACTTCAGCTCCTAGTTTCTCTCCGGCTATTAGACAATAACTAAACTCAGTCTTAGCCAAGTCGAGTGTGTTATGTATAGCCTTATGCATGCTGTGTTCATGCAGAGGCTCTCCTTGTTTCTAGCTCTAGTGGTGATCAGCGCGCATTGCGTTCTCGTCTGTGGGAAGGCACGGACCAGTCGGAGGTCGTGGCGTGCGCGTGGTAGAAGTAGTGGCGACCTGCATACTCTAGTCATGGGATGGCACGACAATGGTGGAGCATGGAGGTCGCAGCGTCATGGTCGTTCATGGCTACATTGTAGCATTGTAATTTGTCTACTTAAGTTGCAATACAGAGTCAGAAAAGCTACGCTAGTTGCGGCACCAAATTGCGAGTGTCTTCCACTGCTCTTGTGTGCGTTCTCTGAATTACAGTGCATTGTCTTTCCTCTTTGGCGGCCGGCGATGGCGTGTGAGAGACTACACAGTACACATGAGTGGCTACAATTTGTAGCAATGGATATACCCCGCTTTCTGAATTTTTACCATTCGTACTCCGGTTTTGGAGTTTCCATCCAACAAGTGCTGCAGTGCATGAGTAATAAtaagcaaaagaaaaaaatatgctACCTCGGATTCATCCTTCCCCTCCAAGAGACTCCAAACTTTGGAAGGCCTCAACTAGAACTAGAACTAGAGCTTGAGCAACCTGGCACGTTCGTGGACATGGCGTTCCCATCTTCTCTAGCGAACTGTGCCGGTGCCACCTTGAGAGTGCTCGATGAGTCCTACACAAGTGTGCGTAGTCTAGCTTGTCAAGTCTGGCGCCACCTCCGTCTCGGCCGTCTAGGCGAACGTGAAGCCTATGCCTGAAGCATTGGTGATCAACGTCGATGACTAGAGGATATCTAATTATTGGTGCAAGAGCCTAGGTgatgggttcataaacccagggtccctcatggactggcttcctagcaaaggcttggcccagcagacaacattgcgaacaacacgcaactcctaggccggcccaaatacctaaacgataggccagaagggcgatccaatctccgaccgaaaggcctcgcTAAGAAGGAACAACGTTCGCTTTTAACTctagcctgcctctccgaccggaaggcctagccaaggaggaacaacgctcacttccgactccaATCTGCCTCTCTGACTagggatgcgccgaacccctgcttatagctcttctacgattggcgcagtcggagccaactaggaccaaccgaccagggacgcccgctcggtaaagaCCAGGAAACGGATGGAGCAAGTAAGACatggcactcaagtcaactgcaataccgagaACTGTACCCTGCACCCCTATAGGACAGTAACCAACAGGACATGTCAGGAGGGTGCCCTGCCACCTTCCAGGAATGtcagaacccaagtagtgttgtgggcaccgacatttaccctacagtgttgtgggcgccatcaactcccacaccatgacaaacatggtaaggctcccccacatgcctttgggcaccaacagtgttgtaggtgctgtCATTTGCCCTACATGGAGAACACGGTAAAAACCTcacacatgcatctgacatcgaCAGTGTTATGGACGCCTACAATCCTCTTGTACCCgatgacgtgggcaacaagacttagtagcatacgtactctctctctctctcatttctaatgctatccccttcatctataaaaggggatgcgctatcTCCCAACAAGGATGCccctcagttcacttacatcgattcaccctctgctagctttagacactctaaagctacacagagcgcacTCTGGAATACTTGGCACATAGCAAAGCTCCTGTTACTCTCGGTCCTTTAGACTAGAatccgactggacctcttgcacccccatctttctccctttcgtttgtaaccccacagcaaacttcaaacacctaggctc
Protein-coding regions in this window:
- the LOC136532554 gene encoding uncharacterized mitochondrial protein AtMg00810-like gives rise to the protein MESIRMLLTVAAQEGWLVHHMDVKSAFPNGKLKEEVYVWQPPGLSLQGTKGSFKWWASEHDMYMQGSAKLHVVVGIYVDDLIITGMNPADIGAFKEEMCRLFWMSDLGLLSYYLRIEVKKGQNTITLGQAVYVKKLLEKAGMMACKPISTPMEVRLKLSTKSTTPEVDVTMYRSLVGSLRYLVHTSPDIAFVVGYVSHFMEKPWQEHLVAVKHLLRYITGTVDYGIVYSKLLSGDNRLMSYSDSDWGGDADEWRSTAGMIFFLGRLPVTWQYQKQKLVALSTYEAEYVAGVAGACQAMWLI